In the genome of Pueribacillus theae, one region contains:
- a CDS encoding OmpA family protein — protein MRNDLGVTFIFLIGCALVLTGCLAVKDEPGSEDAAASGQELENELSEEASGKDSGSSGSDLGNLEVWIGGEVTVTEDKITIKGESNLLPGTSIDSSGVNDVGFASTNFIDSTTVKDDGSFYFEFPGRESSIAVDLKLSNRNEETKEHYGENLEKVTGPQVYRTKEHGKYEVKADFIIDTDKEMPYTFSIETPEWGEVPDDYGDPHVWMEADVTSDHNYLYFHGKSNLLEGSQIGGNLRQASGGIVPFSYDFTQVNPDGSFELRVRYTNLRDGMYMPITYEPDSNSWEDVVAAYGEEGEKLEGDLVHKNDDGKQYAELQVMLDAPDLNPPEEVGMTVEEEEIKMQVPDDLLFDFDESALKKEAKDTLDDILKDLADLEKGTVIHINGHTDNVGDPEYNKKLSEKRARAVWDYMKKDGEIDGLDVHIQGYGDTKPIASNEKEEGRSKNRRVEIVINPQ, from the coding sequence ATGCGGAATGATTTGGGAGTTACTTTTATTTTCCTGATAGGCTGTGCACTTGTACTGACGGGATGCTTGGCTGTCAAGGATGAACCCGGTTCAGAAGATGCCGCTGCCTCGGGTCAGGAATTAGAAAATGAGTTATCTGAAGAAGCGAGTGGTAAAGACAGCGGCAGCTCAGGATCTGATCTGGGCAACTTAGAAGTGTGGATTGGGGGCGAGGTAACGGTTACAGAAGATAAGATTACCATTAAAGGCGAAAGCAATCTATTGCCCGGTACGTCCATAGATTCAAGCGGTGTTAACGATGTCGGATTTGCCTCGACTAATTTTATAGACAGCACGACCGTTAAAGATGATGGCTCGTTTTATTTTGAATTCCCGGGGCGTGAGTCTAGCATTGCGGTTGATCTGAAACTGTCCAACAGAAACGAAGAAACTAAAGAGCATTACGGGGAAAATCTAGAGAAAGTGACTGGTCCCCAAGTGTACAGGACGAAAGAACATGGGAAGTATGAGGTGAAAGCGGATTTTATCATTGACACTGACAAAGAAATGCCTTACACATTTTCCATTGAAACACCGGAGTGGGGCGAGGTGCCTGACGATTATGGCGATCCTCACGTATGGATGGAAGCGGATGTAACGAGCGATCACAATTATTTGTATTTTCACGGGAAAAGCAATCTCCTTGAAGGGTCACAAATCGGTGGAAACTTAAGGCAAGCGTCGGGTGGTATTGTGCCATTCTCTTATGATTTCACTCAAGTTAATCCAGATGGTTCTTTTGAACTGCGTGTTCGTTACACTAATTTGAGGGATGGCATGTATATGCCGATTACATATGAGCCTGACAGTAACTCTTGGGAAGATGTAGTCGCTGCATACGGGGAAGAGGGAGAGAAATTAGAGGGTGACCTTGTGCATAAGAACGATGATGGAAAGCAATATGCGGAACTTCAAGTGATGTTGGATGCACCGGATTTGAATCCTCCAGAAGAAGTGGGCATGACTGTGGAAGAAGAAGAAATCAAGATGCAAGTGCCGGATGATTTGCTGTTCGATTTTGATGAGAGTGCTTTGAAAAAAGAAGCGAAAGACACTCTAGATGATATTCTAAAAGATCTAGCGGATTTAGAGAAGGGTACGGTCATCCACATTAATGGGCACACGGACAATGTTGGTGATCCTGAATATAATAAGAAACTGTCTGAAAAGCGTGCCAGGGCAGTATGGGATTATATGAAAAAGGATGGCGAGATAGACGGATTGGATGTTCATATTCAAGGGTATGGCGACACGAAACCGATAGCATCGAATGAAAAAGAGGAAGGCAGGAGTAAAAATCGGCGCGTGGAAATTGTGATCAACCCGCAGTAA
- the nspC gene encoding carboxynorspermidine decarboxylase has translation MRFEELPTPCYVIDEALLERNLKILNGVMERTGCRILLAQKAFSMYAMYPMIGKYLSGTAASGLYEAKLGYEEMGKENHVYSPAYRKDEIDEILSICDHIIFNSFSQLERFKDNIRKAGKNIGLRINPECSTQEGNGMYDPCVAGSRFGVTLKNFRPDLLEGVSGLHFHTLCEQNADALEKTLDAVEEKFGQWLPQFEWINFGGGHHITKEGYDLGLLEKCIKRMQQKYGLLVYLEPGEAVALNAGFLVTTVLETMENEIDIAILDTSATCHMPDVLEVPYRPPLFGSGEAGEKTHTYRLGGPTCLTGDIIGDYSFDQPLESGDRLVFGDMAIYSMVKNNTFNGMALPSIAIRDKHGECRILHKFGYQDFKDRLS, from the coding sequence ATGCGGTTTGAAGAGTTGCCAACACCTTGCTATGTCATCGATGAAGCTCTTCTTGAGAGGAACCTTAAAATCCTGAACGGTGTCATGGAACGTACAGGCTGCAGAATTCTTCTCGCACAAAAGGCCTTTTCCATGTATGCGATGTACCCCATGATCGGAAAGTATTTGAGCGGGACAGCAGCCAGCGGGTTATATGAAGCTAAGCTAGGCTATGAGGAGATGGGGAAAGAAAACCATGTCTATTCTCCTGCTTACCGTAAGGATGAAATCGACGAAATACTCTCGATTTGTGATCATATCATTTTCAACTCCTTTTCACAGCTTGAGAGATTCAAAGATAACATACGGAAAGCAGGTAAAAACATAGGGCTTCGCATCAATCCAGAATGTTCCACGCAAGAAGGGAACGGCATGTATGACCCGTGTGTTGCCGGCTCAAGGTTCGGCGTCACGTTAAAAAACTTTCGCCCCGACTTGCTTGAAGGTGTCTCAGGCCTGCATTTTCATACACTATGCGAGCAGAATGCCGACGCATTGGAAAAAACGCTTGATGCCGTGGAAGAAAAGTTTGGACAGTGGCTCCCGCAGTTTGAATGGATCAACTTCGGCGGAGGACATCATATTACGAAAGAAGGATATGATCTCGGATTGCTGGAAAAATGCATCAAGCGTATGCAGCAAAAATACGGTTTGCTGGTTTATCTTGAGCCGGGGGAAGCTGTCGCTTTAAATGCGGGCTTTCTCGTTACAACGGTGCTTGAAACGATGGAAAATGAAATAGACATTGCGATTTTGGATACGTCTGCTACATGCCATATGCCTGATGTGTTGGAGGTGCCTTATCGGCCGCCGCTCTTTGGTTCAGGTGAAGCAGGTGAAAAAACACATACGTATCGGCTAGGTGGCCCGACATGCCTCACGGGCGATATTATCGGCGATTATTCATTTGATCAGCCATTGGAGAGCGGCGACCGATTAGTCTTCGGTGATATGGCCATCTACTCAATGGTGAAAAACAACACCTTTAACGGCATGGCATTGCCATCGATTGCGATTAGAGATAAGCATGGCGAATGCCGTATTTTGCATAAATTCGGCTATCAGGATTTTAAGGATCGATTGTCATAG
- a CDS encoding saccharopine dehydrogenase family protein, translating into MGKALIIGCGGVASVAIHKCVQNSEVFEEICIASRTKSKCDDLKAKLDGGKTIITTAQVDANHVDELIALINEVQPDIVMNLALPYQDLPIMDACLATKTNYLDTANYEPEDTAKFEYKWQWAYRERFEEAGITALLGSGFDPGVTGVFSAYALKHHFDEIEYIDILDCNAGDHGYPFATNFNPEINIREVSANGRYWKEGEWIETKPMEIKRVYHFPEIGERDMYLLYHEELESLAVNIPGLKQIRFFMTFGESYLTHLKCLENVGMTSIEPIMFEGKEIIPLQFLKAVLPDPASLGPRTKGKTNIGCIFRGKKDGKEKTYYLYNVCDHEECYKEVGSQAVSYTTGVPAMIGAVMLMTGKWNKPGVYNIEEFDPDPFMEALNKWGLPWKESFHPELVD; encoded by the coding sequence ATGGGAAAAGCACTTATTATTGGTTGTGGTGGTGTGGCTTCAGTAGCCATTCATAAATGTGTACAAAACAGTGAGGTATTTGAAGAAATCTGTATCGCAAGCCGGACAAAATCAAAATGCGATGACTTGAAAGCAAAACTTGACGGTGGAAAAACAATAATCACAACAGCGCAAGTGGATGCAAATCATGTAGACGAACTGATTGCTCTAATTAATGAAGTACAGCCTGACATCGTCATGAACCTTGCGTTGCCCTATCAGGATCTTCCAATTATGGATGCTTGTCTTGCGACAAAGACAAACTATTTGGACACAGCGAACTACGAGCCAGAGGATACGGCAAAATTTGAATACAAATGGCAATGGGCTTACCGCGAACGTTTTGAAGAAGCAGGCATTACAGCGCTTCTGGGGAGCGGTTTCGATCCTGGCGTTACAGGTGTATTTTCCGCTTATGCGCTGAAGCACCATTTTGATGAAATCGAATATATCGATATCCTTGATTGCAACGCAGGGGATCACGGCTATCCTTTCGCAACGAATTTTAACCCTGAAATTAATATCCGCGAGGTTTCAGCAAACGGCAGGTACTGGAAGGAAGGGGAATGGATCGAAACAAAACCGATGGAAATTAAACGCGTCTACCATTTCCCTGAAATCGGTGAAAGAGATATGTATTTGCTCTACCATGAAGAACTTGAATCACTAGCTGTAAATATTCCCGGCTTAAAGCAAATTCGCTTTTTCATGACATTTGGAGAAAGCTATTTAACCCACCTAAAATGTCTCGAAAACGTTGGCATGACATCCATTGAACCGATTATGTTTGAAGGAAAAGAAATTATCCCCCTTCAATTTCTAAAAGCGGTCTTGCCTGATCCTGCTTCTCTTGGGCCGCGTACAAAAGGGAAAACGAATATCGGGTGCATCTTTCGCGGCAAAAAAGACGGAAAAGAAAAAACGTATTATCTGTACAACGTGTGCGACCATGAAGAGTGCTACAAAGAAGTAGGCTCACAGGCCGTTTCCTATACGACAGGTGTTCCTGCGATGATTGGTGCCGTGATGTTGATGACAGGAAAATGGAATAAGCCCGGCGTTTATAATATTGAGGAGTTTGACCCAGATCCGTTCATGGAAGCATTGAACAAATGGGGGCTTCCTTGGAAAGAAAGCTTTCATCCGGAGCTTGTTGACTGA
- the speB gene encoding agmatinase: MLNKNIQTFIGCEAEYEEAKIVLFGAPFDGTTSFRPGTRFGPSAIRSESFGLETYSPYQNKDLMDLSVFDSGDLELCFGNAVRVLNEIQKRTNKILEDGKLPFMIGGEHLVTLGAVRAVAEKHPDLHIIQFDAHTDLREDYLGETLSHASVIRRCHDILGDGRIFQFGIRSGDRSEFEWSAEGHVFTNKFNFEGLQNIVNEIGDKPVYLTVDLDVLDPSVFPGTGTPEAGGVTFIQLLDAILTVCNGLNIAGCDINELSPAYDPSGISTATACKVIRELLLAL, translated from the coding sequence ATGCTGAATAAAAACATCCAAACATTCATTGGCTGTGAAGCGGAATATGAGGAAGCAAAGATTGTCTTGTTTGGAGCTCCTTTTGATGGGACGACCTCTTTTCGTCCAGGTACACGCTTTGGTCCTTCGGCGATTCGTTCGGAATCATTTGGGCTCGAAACGTACAGCCCTTACCAAAATAAAGATTTGATGGATCTTTCGGTTTTTGACAGTGGCGATCTTGAGCTGTGCTTTGGTAACGCGGTGCGGGTACTGAATGAAATTCAAAAGCGGACAAACAAGATTTTAGAAGATGGAAAGCTGCCTTTTATGATCGGTGGTGAGCATCTCGTTACGCTTGGAGCGGTCCGGGCTGTCGCCGAAAAGCATCCGGATTTGCACATCATCCAATTCGATGCTCATACCGATTTGCGTGAAGATTATCTCGGTGAAACACTGTCCCATGCATCTGTGATCCGCCGTTGCCATGACATTCTTGGGGACGGGCGCATCTTTCAGTTTGGCATCCGTTCAGGCGATCGCTCTGAATTCGAATGGAGTGCAGAAGGCCATGTCTTCACGAATAAATTCAATTTTGAAGGACTGCAAAACATCGTAAACGAAATTGGGGACAAACCGGTATATCTTACTGTGGACCTTGATGTACTTGATCCATCAGTATTTCCTGGAACAGGTACACCTGAAGCAGGCGGCGTCACATTTATACAGCTGCTTGATGCAATTTTAACAGTATGCAATGGCTTAAATATCGCAGGGTGTGACATCAATGAACTTTCACCTGCATATGATCCTAGCGGCATTTCGACTGCGACTGCCTGTAAGGTAATTAGAGAATTACTTTTAGCTTTATAG
- the speE gene encoding polyamine aminopropyltransferase — protein MELWFSERHTPHVKLSIRVEKQLYSAQSEYQRIDVFESKEFGRFLTLDGYLMLTEKDEFIYHEMITHVPMAVHPNPQNILVIGAGDGGAVRELVRYQQVEHIDLVEIDGLVIDVCKTYLPQIASGFDEPRVHIHLEDGVKFVRSCENKYDLIIVDSTDPFGPGEGLFTKEFYGSCYKALREDGIMVNQHESPFYVGDATAMQRAHKRIVDSFPISYVYQAHIPTYPSGHWLFGFASKAYHPISDLNMEAWNELGIKTRYYNTKLHAGAFSLPTYVEELLKDAE, from the coding sequence ATGGAATTGTGGTTTAGTGAACGCCATACACCTCATGTAAAGCTTTCAATCAGAGTGGAAAAGCAACTATACAGCGCCCAAAGTGAATACCAACGCATCGATGTATTTGAATCGAAAGAATTTGGGCGCTTCCTGACGCTTGACGGCTACCTGATGCTTACCGAAAAGGATGAATTCATCTACCACGAAATGATTACCCATGTCCCGATGGCTGTGCACCCGAATCCGCAAAATATTCTCGTTATCGGTGCAGGAGACGGAGGCGCCGTCCGTGAACTGGTACGTTACCAGCAAGTAGAGCATATTGACTTGGTGGAAATTGATGGGCTGGTGATTGATGTGTGCAAAACATATTTGCCGCAGATCGCTTCAGGCTTTGATGAGCCCCGGGTGCACATCCATTTAGAGGACGGCGTCAAATTCGTTCGCTCTTGTGAAAATAAGTATGATCTTATCATTGTTGATTCAACCGATCCGTTCGGCCCGGGAGAAGGCTTATTTACAAAGGAATTTTACGGGAGCTGCTATAAAGCGCTTCGTGAAGACGGCATTATGGTGAACCAGCATGAAAGTCCTTTTTATGTTGGGGATGCAACGGCGATGCAGCGGGCGCACAAACGAATTGTAGACTCTTTTCCAATCAGCTATGTTTACCAAGCGCATATTCCAACCTATCCGTCAGGACATTGGCTGTTTGGATTTGCATCGAAAGCGTATCATCCAATCTCCGATTTAAACATGGAAGCATGGAATGAGCTCGGAATCAAAACGCGTTATTATAACACGAAGCTGCATGCAGGCGCTTTTTCCTTGCCTACTTATGTAGAGGAGTTGCTGAAAGATGCTGAATAA
- a CDS encoding aminotransferase class I/II-fold pyridoxal phosphate-dependent enzyme: MNKKEKTHSLSQERAPIYEALEQFKKKRIVPFDVPGHKRGRGNPELTAFLGEQCVSLDVNSMKPLDNLCHPTSVIKEAESLAAQAFGAAQAFFMVNGTTSAVQGMVLTACKKGDKIILPRNVHRSVINALVLCGAEPVYVNPEIDKRLGISLGMSIKQVEKAILENPDAKAILVNNPTYYGICSDLRSIVKLAHKHHMLVLVDEAHGTHLSFEKSLPVSAMEAGADMSSVSMHKSGGSLTQSSFLLMGPSVNAGYARQIINLSQTTSGSYLLLSSLDLSRRNLALHGEQIFRKVIELAEYVRSEINKIGDYYAFSKELVNGDSIFDFDVTKLSVHTLDIGLAGIEVYDLLRDEYDIQIEFGDIGNILAYVSVGDRKRDVERLISALAEIRRRYRRDKSGLITQEYIDPEVLTTPQYAFYAEKESLPLREAAGRVCSEFVMCYPPGIPILAPGERITEEIIDYIEYAKEKGCSMTGPEDHNIERLNVIINYALE; this comes from the coding sequence ATGAATAAAAAAGAGAAAACGCACTCGCTTTCTCAGGAACGGGCGCCAATCTACGAAGCGTTGGAACAATTCAAGAAAAAACGGATCGTTCCTTTCGATGTGCCAGGCCATAAACGGGGAAGAGGCAATCCAGAACTGACGGCTTTTTTGGGAGAGCAATGTGTCAGCTTAGATGTCAACTCGATGAAGCCGCTGGATAATTTATGCCATCCAACATCTGTCATTAAGGAAGCAGAAAGCTTAGCGGCACAGGCTTTTGGTGCGGCACAAGCTTTCTTTATGGTGAACGGTACAACATCGGCTGTGCAAGGTATGGTACTGACTGCTTGTAAGAAAGGAGACAAAATCATCCTTCCCCGTAATGTTCACCGCAGTGTCATCAATGCGCTTGTACTATGCGGAGCGGAGCCAGTTTATGTGAATCCCGAGATTGACAAAAGACTTGGGATTTCACTCGGGATGTCCATTAAACAAGTCGAAAAAGCCATACTGGAAAACCCGGACGCAAAAGCGATATTAGTGAATAATCCAACGTATTATGGCATTTGTTCGGATTTGCGCAGCATCGTTAAATTGGCGCACAAACATCATATGCTCGTATTGGTTGATGAAGCGCACGGCACACATTTGTCTTTTGAGAAAAGCCTCCCTGTTTCAGCTATGGAAGCAGGCGCAGATATGTCTTCTGTAAGCATGCATAAGTCAGGAGGCAGTTTGACGCAGAGCTCATTTCTTTTAATGGGGCCTTCGGTAAATGCAGGTTATGCAAGGCAAATTATTAATTTGAGCCAAACGACAAGCGGGTCTTATCTTCTGCTTTCCAGCCTTGATCTTTCCCGCCGAAACCTTGCTTTACATGGTGAGCAAATTTTCAGGAAGGTCATCGAATTAGCAGAATACGTGCGCAGTGAAATCAATAAAATTGGTGATTATTATGCTTTTTCAAAAGAACTGGTCAACGGCGACAGTATTTTTGATTTTGATGTAACGAAACTGTCGGTCCATACGCTTGATATCGGTCTCGCCGGGATTGAGGTATATGACCTGTTGCGTGATGAATATGATATCCAAATCGAATTCGGGGATATCGGCAACATTCTTGCTTATGTTTCCGTCGGAGACCGAAAACGGGATGTGGAGCGGTTAATCAGTGCGCTTGCTGAAATCCGCCGCCGCTATCGAAGGGATAAATCTGGCCTTATCACACAAGAATATATCGATCCGGAGGTGCTCACGACGCCGCAATATGCGTTTTATGCAGAAAAGGAATCATTGCCATTACGAGAGGCCGCTGGACGGGTGTGCAGCGAGTTTGTAATGTGCTACCCGCCTGGGATTCCCATTCTTGCGCCGGGAGAACGCATCACGGAGGAAATCATCGATTATATCGAATATGCAAAAGAAAAAGGCTGCTCCATGACAGGGCCTGAAGACCATAACATCGAACGGCTGAATGTTATAATCAATTACGCCTTGGAGTAA
- the speD gene encoding adenosylmethionine decarboxylase yields MENKLKLYGFNNLTKSLSFNIYDVCYAKTPREQQDYIEYVDEQYNSERLTSILTRVTEMIGAQVLNISKQDYDPQGASVTCLIAEGQSPSADRDTIVAHLDKSHVTVHTYPEYHPDNSLATFRVDIDVATCGEITPLYTLDYLIRSFDSDIITMDYRVRGFTRNVEGKKLYMDHKMISIQDYIEPKILQRYDAVDLNVYQANLFHTKMLIKEIDLQNYLFNTDVYEISPEKRLEIMTSLRREMVEIFSGVEVY; encoded by the coding sequence GTGGAGAATAAACTTAAACTTTACGGCTTCAACAATTTAACAAAATCTTTAAGTTTCAATATTTACGATGTCTGTTATGCCAAAACCCCCCGTGAGCAACAGGATTACATCGAATACGTTGATGAACAATACAATTCAGAGCGATTGACTAGTATATTGACTCGGGTTACAGAGATGATCGGTGCACAAGTGTTGAATATCTCCAAGCAGGATTACGATCCACAAGGTGCGAGCGTGACGTGCTTAATTGCCGAAGGCCAATCGCCATCTGCCGACCGTGATACGATTGTGGCACATTTGGACAAAAGCCATGTGACCGTTCATACTTATCCTGAATATCATCCCGACAACAGCCTTGCAACATTTCGGGTAGACATTGATGTTGCAACATGCGGAGAGATTACACCTCTTTATACGCTCGATTATCTTATCCGAAGCTTTGACTCGGATATTATTACAATGGATTATCGAGTACGCGGCTTCACCCGTAATGTCGAAGGAAAAAAACTGTATATGGATCATAAAATGATATCAATTCAGGATTATATTGAACCAAAGATATTGCAACGCTACGATGCGGTCGATCTAAATGTATACCAGGCAAATCTGTTTCATACAAAAATGCTTATTAAGGAAATCGATTTGCAAAATTATTTGTTCAACACTGATGTGTATGAGATATCCCCGGAAAAGAGGCTTGAGATCATGACAAGTCTCCGGCGTGAAATGGTCGAGATATTCAGTGGGGTGGAGGTCTACTGA